A part of Liolophura sinensis isolate JHLJ2023 chromosome 1, CUHK_Ljap_v2, whole genome shotgun sequence genomic DNA contains:
- the LOC135464471 gene encoding LOW QUALITY PROTEIN: myeloid differentiation primary response protein MyD88-like (The sequence of the model RefSeq protein was modified relative to this genomic sequence to represent the inferred CDS: deleted 2 bases in 2 codons) yields the protein LRNRARRTLSMFLNLKSQVLLKVYYMPDFTGFAELIGYEYLETCNFERSADPMGTLLDDWGSGTRPNATVGKLCKILQELGRVDVLTSVLPVIENDIHVWEENQKQLKSYQIVQDETVSQSSRSDTDHNVDQFKYMTNGDVAHGAPQYYDAFVCHSIDDIAFVKEMISHLESSKHNLKLCVPERDMLAGGSYHTISARLIEERCKKMVAIVSPNFLKSPQCDFQIKFAHAVSPGSRSKKVIPVLKELCQLPSILRHITICDFTKGDLKEWFWDRLARAIQMPVDTSPATDALDRQRLSQVHFKIESSPSSSNIWPKNESETSSSSNNSHSSTRSSNNSASHSSTRSAIHSSRC from the exons CTCAGGAACAGAGCTAGAAGAACTTTGTCCATGTTCCTCAATCTCAAATCTCAGGTG CTACTGAAAGTTTATTATATGCCAGACTTCACCGGGTTCGCAGAACTAATCGGTTATGAGTATTTGGAGACATGCAATTTTGAGAGAAGTGCTGATCCTATGGGAACGCTTTTGGATGACTGGGGTAGCGGGACTCGTCCT AATGCCACTGTGGGCAAACTGTGCAAAATCCTACAGGAGTTGGGCAGAGTAGATGTGCTGACCTCAGTTTTGCCTGTTATAG AAAATGACATCCACGTATGGGAGGAGAATCAGAAACAGCTTAAGAGTTATCAGATTGTCCAGGATGAGACTGTGTCCCAGAGCTCCAGGTCTGACACCGATCACAATGTTGATCAGTTCAAGTACATGACAAATGGCGATG tGGCTCACGGGGCACCACAGTACTACGACGCATTTGTCTGTCATTCCATTGATGACATCGCATTTGTAAAAGAGATGATTTCACACCTTGAGTCCAGCAAGCACAATCTTAAATTGTGTGTACCTGAGCGTGACATGCTGGCCGGAGGGTCGTACCACACTATCTCAGCCAGGTTGATTGAGGAGAG GTGTAAAAAGATGGTTGCCATTGTGTCTCCAAACTTCCTCAAAAGTCCTCAGTGTGATTTTCAGATCAAATTTGCCCATGCAGTGTCTCCAG GATCGAGAAGTAAGAAGGTGATTCCTGTGCTGAAGGAGTTGTGTCAACTCCCATCTATCCTCAGACACATCACGATTTGTGACTTCACCAAGGGAGATCTGAAGGAATGGTTTTGGGATAGACTTGCGAGAGCCATCCAAATGCCTGTAGATACATCACCTGCCACAGATGCTCTGGACAGACAGCGTCTGAGCCAAgttcattttaaaattgaatCCTCTCCATCTTCTAGTAACATATGGCctaaaaatgaaagtgaaaccagCAGCTCTTCAAATAACAGTCATTCATCTACTCGCTCATCCAATAACTCAGCTAGTCATTCATCCACTCGGTCAGCCATCCATTCCAGTCGCTGTTAA